The proteins below come from a single Nostoc sp. KVJ3 genomic window:
- a CDS encoding IS5 family transposase (programmed frameshift) produces MYRKEESTPIPPENFELPFEGKLSSDNRWVIMANFIPWTEFESEYSSGFSAEMGAPAKSFRMALGALIIKEKLGISDRETVEQIKENPYLQYFIGISSYSNETPFDASMLVHFRERISADFVNKVNQKMVKKMLEKTSSIDNEKKTEESEKEVSGLKNLGKLILDATCAPGDISYPTDLGLLNQARRQTEKIIDFLYEQVLGQLDKKPRTYRQVARKDYLEVAKKRRVSQKDRRKAIRKQLQYIKRNLSHIDQLISSGATLKNLINRQYKMLLVVGEVYRQQLWLYENKKQSINDRIVSLTQPHIRPIVRGKAGKAVEFGAKLSASYYNGYVFLDHISWDNFNESGDLKAQVESFKNYTGYYPESVHVDKIYRTRENRAWCKERGIRISGNPLGRPPANVSKEKKKQAVYDERIRNSIEGKFGQAKRRFSLGRVMAKLSHTSKTAIAITFLVMNLSTQLSRFKSAFLCLFLKTTPFFRSNIIENYSLANQKQQKLIFRACLNN; encoded by the exons ATGTACCGAAAAGAAGAATCAACTCCAATTCCACCAGAAAATTTTGAACTTCCATTTGAGGGAAAGTTATCATCAGATAATCGTTGGGTCATTATGGCGAATTTCATACCCTGGACAGAATTTGAGTCGGAATATTCTTCCGGGTTCTCCGCAGAGATGGGGGCACCAGCAAAGTCATTTCGGATGGCGTTAGGTGCATTAATAATAAAAGAGAAACTAGGCATAAGTGACAGAGAAACAGTAGAGCAAATCAAAGAGAACCCTTATCTACAGTATTTTATAGGGATATCATCTTATAGTAATGAAACTCCCTTTGACGCATCAATGTTAGTACATTTTCGTGAAAGAATTAGTGCTGATTTTGTTAACAAAGTTAATCAAAAAATGGTGAAGAAGATGCTTGAAAAAACATCTTCGATTGACAATGAAAAAAAAACCGAAGAATCAGAAAAAGAAGTAAGTGGTCTAAAAAATCTGGGGAAATTAATATTAGATGCCACTTGTGCGCCAGGTGATATTAGCTATCCAACAGATTTAGGGCTACTAAATCAAGCCAGAAGGCAGACAGAAAAAATTATAGACTTTCTTTATGAACAGGTACTGGGTCAATTAGATAAAAAACCTAGAACATATCGACAGGTAGCAAGAAAAGATTATCTAGAAGTAGCTAAAAAACGTCGCGTTTCCCAAAAAGACCGGAGAAAAGCTATAAGAAAACAGCTTCAATATATTAAAAGAAACTTATCTCATATTGACCAGCTAATCAGTTCAGGAGCAACTCTAAAAAATTTAATAAACAGACAATATAAGATGTTGCTTGTAGTCGGAGAAGTCTATCGTCAACAACTATGGTTATATGAAAATAAAAAACAGAGTATTAATGATCGTATCGTCAGTTTAACTCAACCACATATCCGTCCCATTGTCCGAGGGAAAGCTGGGAAAGCCGTGGAGTTTGGGGCAAAATTGTCGGCTAGTTATTACAATGGATATGTATTTTTAGACCATATTAGTTGGGATAATTTTAATGAATCAGGAGACTTAAAAGCACAAGTAGAATCCTTTAAAAACTACACTGGTTATTATCCAGAATCCGTTCATGTTGATAAAATTTACCGGACACGAGAGAATCGAGCTTGGTGTAAAGAACGAGGTATTAGAATTAGTGGAAACCCTTTAGGCAGACCTCCAGCCAATGTAAGTAAGGAAAAAAAGAAGCAAGCTGTC TATGATGAAAGAATTCGTAATTCTATTGAGGGAAAGTTTGGGCAAGCTAAAAGAAGATTTAGCCTGGGTAGAGTGATGGCGAAACTGTCTCATACTTCTAAAACTGCAATTGCTATTACTTTTTTAGTAATGAATCTTTCTACTCAACTGTCACGCTTTAAGAGTGCTTTTTTATGTCTATTTTTGAAAACAACACCTTTTTTTCGCTCTAATATTATTGAAAATTATAGTTTAGCCAATCAAAAACAACAAAAACTTATATTTAGGGCTTGCTTGAATAACTGA